A region of the Flavobacteriaceae bacterium MAR_2010_188 genome:
TGTGGGTTTGAATAAATCTTGTTATTTACGAATCTGTTTTATTCTGAATCTTATAATAGAAAAACGCTGGAAGTAAGAAGAGGAGTAAAATTGGTTGAATCAAGAATCTTCTAAAGTTGAAAAAGAAATAGTAGTCTTCCATCCTCGGATTAATCACAAAATATAAGAAGATAGAAATCAGTACTACATATGCAATTCCGTAGATAATGGCAGAAAATTTAACGATTGAGCCATCATGATAAAAGAGATAGAGAATAACTAGGGACAAAGCTGAATTACACAAATATCTGATTGAAGTTGAAACTGTCAAGGCAAAAACTTCCCTTCTCGGGAAATCAAAATGCAGATAATCACTCTGGAAAAATAAAAGATACGGATCGTAAAAGAGTTCATTTTCAAAAACCCTGATAAGCACAAGGGCTCCGAACAACATCATTATTACCACTATTCTAAAAGGATTTTGAATCATTTCTTAGAGTTTGAAGCAAAATGATTGATCCAAAGCATCCAGAGAAGAAACACCATTCCATAAATAATCAGCGGGAATATTACCGTGTGCAAAATATCCCTTCTCCAAGGATAATAATATAGCCCGATAGAAAGTACCACGATTCTGATAAGATTTACAGAATATAAGAGCGTGCTACCTGCGATAATAAAAAATAAAGTAGACCTGAATTTGTCAGAAAAAGCGATAACGAAGGAAATAAATAAGATAATAACACTCACAGAATTACAGCCTTCTACCACTCTAGCAACAAATTTTCCGTTAAGGATCAGCTTTAACGAAGGCTCATCTGGATGATTAATTACGTCAGCCCGATAATCGAGTGCATCAAAAATATATCTGCTCTGATTTGCAACTAAATTTGTAATATAATCTGGATAAGGCTCGGTATTCTTAGAATAATCCAAGTATAACTTATAGGTTAAGGAAAGTGCTAAATAAACCGATAGAAAAACCACCATAAAGCGAATTACAGACCGGTATTTAATAAAAAGAATCTTGAGTTGACCCAAATGCTTATGTTCCTTGTTAATATTTACAGAATCGAAGTTCAAAATACAGCATTTTAAAATATTTTTACCAAAATTAATATCTAATAAAAATGGAACTTTCAGATTTAGAATCAAAAGTATCAAACATTACCGAGGATAATTCAAAAAATAAGGAAACAAAACTAAAAGAGATTTGCACCCTCTTAAATAAAGAAGTTTCATATTACAATTGGGTAGGATTCTATTTTAGAAATGGGGATAAGGAGGAACTAATTCTTGGTCCTTACGTTGGTGCGGAAACAGACCATACGGTTATACCTTTCGGGAAAGGCA
Encoded here:
- a CDS encoding exosortase F-associated protein encodes the protein MIQNPFRIVVIMMLFGALVLIRVFENELFYDPYLLFFQSDYLHFDFPRREVFALTVSTSIRYLCNSALSLVILYLFYHDGSIVKFSAIIYGIAYVVLISIFLYFVINPRMEDYYFFFNFRRFLIQPILLLFLLPAFFYYKIQNKTDS
- a CDS encoding exosortase family protein XrtF → MNFDSVNINKEHKHLGQLKILFIKYRSVIRFMVVFLSVYLALSLTYKLYLDYSKNTEPYPDYITNLVANQSRYIFDALDYRADVINHPDEPSLKLILNGKFVARVVEGCNSVSVIILFISFVIAFSDKFRSTLFFIIAGSTLLYSVNLIRIVVLSIGLYYYPWRRDILHTVIFPLIIYGMVFLLWMLWINHFASNSKK